The following coding sequences are from one Canis lupus dingo isolate Sandy chromosome 21, ASM325472v2, whole genome shotgun sequence window:
- the LOC112667956 gene encoding olfactory receptor 10A6 produces MVNILGYVFADKLYPLSDHILEDAFLFTSSAKNTWGELQTQTPSYWTVTSSFVYNVHKNDILATTGMKRQNQSSVVEFILLGFSNFPELQEQLFGVFLAVYLVTLMGNAIIIVIITLEQTLHVPMYLFLQNLSVVDMSFSAVIMPEMLVVLTREKTSISFVSYFAQMYFILFFGGTECFLLGAMAYDRFAAICHPLSYPMIMNKRVFMKLLITSWALGFMLGTVQTSWVSSFPFCGPNEINHISCETPAVLELACADTFLFEIYAFTGTILIIMVPFVLILLSYIWILFAILRMPSATGRQKAFSTCASHLTSVTLFYGTASMTYLQPKSGYSPETKKLMSLSYSLLTPLLNPLIYSFRNSEMKRALMKLWRRRVDLHTF; encoded by the coding sequence GATGCCTTCCTTTTTACATCTTCTGCCAAGAATACCTGGGGTGAATTGCAGACACAGACGCCCAGCTATTGGACTGTGACTTCATCATTTGTATACAATGTCCATAAAAACGATATACTGGCCACCACTGGAATGAAAAGGCAAAATCAAAGCTCTGTGGTTGAATTCATCCTCTTGGGCTTTTCCAACTTTCCTGAACTCCAAGAGCAGCTCTTTGGGGTTTTCCTGGCtgtttacctggtgactctgatgggAAATGCCATCATTATAGTCATCATCACCTTGGAACAGACGCTCCACGTGCCCATGTATCTGTTCCTCCAGAACCTGTCTGTGGTGGACATGAGTTTCAGCGCAGTCATTATGCCTGAAATGCTGGTGGTCCTCACCAGGGAGAAAACGTCCATTTCATTTGTGAGCTATTTTGCACAGATgtatttcatccttttctttggTGGCACTGAATGTTTTCTCCTGGGGGCGATGGCTTATGACCGATTTGCTGCAATCTGTCACCCTCTGAGCTACCCAATGATAATGAACAAAAGGGTTTTCATGAAATTACTTATAACATCATGGGCCTTAGGCTTCATGTTAGGTACTGTGCAAACATCATGGGTTTCCAGTTTTCCCTTTTGTGGCCCCAATGAAATCAATCATATCTCTTGTGAAACCCCAGCAGTGCTAGAACTTGCATGTGCAGACACGTTTCTGTTTGAAATCTATGCATTCACTGGCACCATTTTGATTATCATGGTTCCTTTCGTGTTGATACTCTTGTCATACATTTGGATTCTCTTTGCCATCCTGAGGATGCCATCAGCTACTGGGAGGCAAAAGGCCTTTTCCACTTGTGCCTCCCATCTCACGTCTGTGACCCTCTTCTATGGCACAGCCAGTATGACTTATTTACAACCCAAATCTGGCTACTCCCCTGAAACCAAGAAGCTGATGTCATTGTCTTACTCACTTCTTACACCTCTGCTGAATCCACTGATCTATAGCTTCAGAAATAGTGAGATGAAAAGAGCTTTGATGAAACTATGGCGAAGAAGAGTGGATTTACACACATTCTGA